The following proteins are encoded in a genomic region of Pseudomonas leptonychotis:
- a CDS encoding methyl-accepting chemotaxis protein, which yields MAAANDRLISSEHAAVDQVSTAATEMSSAVHEVARNAQNAADAARSAEAQSREGARVVGATISSIRQLAQEVESASATIQTLEQEASNIGAVLAVIRGIAEQTNLLALNAAIEAARAGEQGRGFAVVADEVRALAARTQESTKDIQAMIERLQIGVQNAVKATHSGSSKARQSVEQAAGVDQALTDTSDSVQRINDMTAQIATACEEQSSVTEEIARNISDIRDLSNEAAQTSEQSAQASQRLSELSHGLTQLVGRFRV from the coding sequence ATGGCCGCAGCTAATGATCGATTGATTAGCAGTGAGCATGCGGCAGTCGATCAGGTCAGCACAGCAGCAACTGAGATGAGCTCTGCTGTGCATGAGGTTGCGCGCAATGCACAGAATGCAGCTGACGCAGCTCGTAGCGCTGAAGCTCAATCACGAGAAGGTGCGCGCGTTGTCGGTGCCACAATTAGTTCGATTCGTCAGTTAGCACAAGAGGTGGAAAGTGCTTCTGCAACGATTCAAACCCTTGAGCAAGAAGCCTCTAATATCGGTGCGGTATTAGCTGTAATCAGAGGGATTGCTGAACAAACCAACCTATTGGCGTTAAATGCAGCTATTGAAGCCGCTCGAGCTGGAGAGCAGGGGCGTGGTTTCGCGGTTGTAGCAGATGAAGTGCGTGCATTGGCGGCGCGCACGCAAGAGTCGACCAAAGACATCCAGGCGATGATCGAGCGTTTGCAAATTGGAGTGCAGAATGCTGTTAAGGCGACTCACTCAGGGAGCAGTAAGGCGCGCCAGAGTGTTGAGCAGGCGGCAGGCGTAGATCAGGCGCTTACTGACACGAGTGACTCTGTGCAGCGTATCAATGATATGACCGCGCAGATCGCAACTGCTTGCGAAGAGCAGAGCAGCGTGACTGAGGAAATCGCGCGGAACATCAGTGATATTCGCGATCTTTCTAATGAGGCCGCACAAACCTCCGAGCAAAGTGCTCAGGCCAGCCAAAGGCTTTCTGAGTTGTCGCATGGACTGACTCAGTTGGTTGGTCGGTTTCGTGTCTAG
- a CDS encoding HU family DNA-binding protein: protein MAMTKDQLISDIAEAIDTPKSTVRAALEQLSEIVCDALENGDEITLPGIGKLKVSERPARTGRNPKTGQPLQISAKKVVKYVPAKALSDAIN, encoded by the coding sequence ATGGCAATGACGAAAGATCAATTGATTAGCGATATTGCGGAAGCCATAGATACACCGAAGAGCACCGTACGCGCAGCGCTTGAACAGCTGAGCGAGATTGTCTGTGATGCACTGGAAAACGGTGATGAAATCACTCTGCCTGGTATTGGCAAACTCAAAGTGAGCGAGCGCCCGGCCCGCACCGGCCGCAATCCTAAAACAGGCCAGCCTTTGCAAATTTCGGCGAAGAAAGTCGTTAAGTACGTACCCGCAAAAGCACTGAGCGACGCTATAAACTGA
- a CDS encoding DUF3509 domain-containing protein — protein sequence MDNINRELVEQLFAPLRATFSSPRPDGGVVLSLLDASDATAYSRVLSTAQRTDPQAFAQSLEDIRLELAMRSGSIPADMRKALKEQDSVLSYHTS from the coding sequence ATGGACAATATTAACCGCGAACTCGTTGAACAGCTGTTTGCCCCACTGCGCGCCACATTCAGCTCACCCCGCCCTGATGGCGGGGTCGTCCTCTCCCTACTTGATGCCAGTGACGCCACCGCATACAGCCGTGTGCTCAGCACAGCGCAGCGCACCGACCCACAAGCCTTCGCTCAAAGCCTGGAAGACATCCGCCTGGAACTCGCCATGCGCTCCGGCAGCATCCCAGCGGATATGCGTAAAGCACTGAAGGAACAGGACAGCGTACTTAGCTATCACACAAGCTAA